Within Thermodesulfovibrionales bacterium, the genomic segment GTCCTTCAAGGAACTGAAGGACGTGCTCGAACGAAGACCGCATACCCTCCGGAGCGGTAGGGCTCCGAAGGAACATATTCCTGACAGCAAGACCGATGAGGATATCTTCCTTGAGGCCATGGCCGATGTGAGGGAGATACGGGAGTTCAGGGATATTCCGGTCAGGAAGCCTCCCCGCGTCGAGCCCCGTCCGGCGTGCGACGAAGATATCCGTGAGGCCTTGAGGGAGATCGTAAAGGGAAAACGGAAGATAAGGCTCTCCGATACCGGCGAGTACATGGAGTGGACAGGGTCGAGTGCGAGAAAGGACACGGCAAGAAAGCTCCATGAGGGGAGATTCGCTGTGCAGGACTCGATTGACCTACACGGCATGACCCTCTGCGAGGCTGAGGAGGCGCTCAGCAGGTTTTTTCGGGACGCGGTGAAGAAGAGACTCTTCTGCATCAAGGTGATACACGGGAGGGGCCTCAGGTCTCCGAAGGGCCCCGTCATCAAAGAGGCGCTGAAGCAGTGGCTTCACGGCCCCTTGAGAAAGTGGGTCACTGCGTACGCCAGCGCGAAAGACTGCGACGGAGGACTGGGAGCCACGTACATCATACTCAAGTGACGGTCTGTCCTCGTTCGGGGAAATAATCCTTTGAAGTATGGTATAACAAAAGAAGGGGGAATCGTCGGTCCCTGAAACAATCAAGAGAAGGAGTCTGAAGGATGAAACGTTTTTTCGTAGTCGCAGTCGTAGTCGCGGCCCTTGTTTTTCTGATGGCCGGAAGGAGCACGCACGCCGCTTCCCAGGAGGCGACACCGCTGTCCGGCAAGGTGGTCGAGACGATGGATAGTGGGGGATATACTTACGTCTGCCTCGAGAAGGAAGGCAAGAAGACCTGGGTGGCGGTTCCCCAGATGAAGGTCGTCAAGGGCAAGAACATGTCTTTTGAGCCGGGGATCGAGATGGTCGATTTCGAGTCCAAGACCCTCAAGCGCAAGTTCGATAAGATCTATTTTTCCGGGGGACCGGTTAAAGAGTAGAGACGATGAAAGGAGGGGAGATAGTACTCTTTTGCCAGCTCCCCTCCTCTATCAAATAGCAAAGCGACAGGTTTTTACTCGATATTGAAAGTGGCCACTTCCTTGAAGCCGGGCAGGTACTGCCCGACCGGCACGAGCTTCTTGCCTTCGTCGACGCATCCGATAATAATCGTCCAGAGCTGATTCAGTTCGGTCTTTTCTCTCTCGTTCTCAGGCGTCATCTTAATAAGGGTCCCTTCGAGTTCGATCTTCATATAATACCTCCCATGATTTCGATTGCAATCATTATATAAAAAATTTCCCTTTTTTAGGAATGATTTTTTTGTCTGAT encodes:
- a CDS encoding Smr/MutS family protein; translation: MKRAACTVTSFKELKDVLERRPHTLRSGRAPKEHIPDSKTDEDIFLEAMADVREIREFRDIPVRKPPRVEPRPACDEDIREALREIVKGKRKIRLSDTGEYMEWTGSSARKDTARKLHEGRFAVQDSIDLHGMTLCEAEEALSRFFRDAVKKRLFCIKVIHGRGLRSPKGPVIKEALKQWLHGPLRKWVTAYASAKDCDGGLGATYIILK